TCGTGCCGGCCGCGCTCTCCTTCGAGGGCATCCAATACCAGCATCTCGCTGCCGGCGTCATGGACGAGGCGGAGCTCGACTGGCTCCAGGGACACCTGCGCATCCTCTCGGGGCTCTATGGGGTGCTGCGGCCCCTCGACGGCATCAGGCCCTATCGGCTCGAGATGGGGGCCAGGCTGGCCATGCCGGCCCCTGCACACGGATGTCCCACGCCAGGCCCAACCAAGGACCTCTACGGCTTCTGGGGGCCGGTCCCTCTCGACGTCATGGCGCACGAGGTGGCGATGCCCACCTTGGTGAACATCGCGTCCAAGGAGTATGCGCGCGCCGTCGTCCCCTGGGCCAGGGAGGCGGGCATACCGGTGCTGACGTGCCTGTTCGGCGACGTGCGCGAGGCAGACGGACACCTGGTCCAGCGTGCGACCGAGGCCAAGGCGGCGCGCGGCACCTTCGTGCGATGGTGTGCCGAGCAGCGGGTGGCCGACGTGGGCGACCTGACGTCCTTCTCGGAGCGGGGCTATGCGCTCGACGAGGGCCGCTCGGACGCGGGCACCCTCGTCTTCGTGCGCGACGTCATCCCGGCGCCGTGGTGGCTCTATGTCCTCAGGTGCGCGGACGGCAGCCTCTACACCGGCATCGCCACCGACGTGGAGCGGCGCCTCGCCGCCCACAACTCGGGCCGCGGAGCCAAGTACACGCGCAGCCATGGCCCCTGCGAGGTCGTCTACCGTGAGCCCTGCACGGACAAGTCGACCGCACTCAGGCGCGAGCTCGAGGTCAAGGGTCTCTCCCGCGCGCAGAAGCTCAGGCTCGTGGCAGGCGCCTAGGCCATCTCTCGTCCGTCTGCCGTCGCTCCCGTCGACCCCGTCCTGTCACATGTGCGTGCTATGCT
This genomic stretch from Atopobiaceae bacterium harbors:
- the yaaA gene encoding peroxide stress protein YaaA, translated to MSLCLLISPAKRMAEPDTLAPRSVPACVADAERLVGALRALDADELQRLWHVSDALAHENLDRLEALDVTGATAGLVPAALSFEGIQYQHLAAGVMDEAELDWLQGHLRILSGLYGVLRPLDGIRPYRLEMGARLAMPAPAHGCPTPGPTKDLYGFWGPVPLDVMAHEVAMPTLVNIASKEYARAVVPWAREAGIPVLTCLFGDVREADGHLVQRATEAKAARGTFVRWCAEQRVADVGDLTSFSERGYALDEGRSDAGTLVFVRDVIPAPWWLYVLRCADGSLYTGIATDVERRLAAHNSGRGAKYTRSHGPCEVVYREPCTDKSTALRRELEVKGLSRAQKLRLVAGA